A window of the Dictyostelium discoideum AX4 chromosome 4 chromosome, whole genome shotgun sequence genome harbors these coding sequences:
- the D7 gene encoding hypothetical protein (cAMP-inducible prespore protein) produces MYSKKYTSFVIVLILSCIISTCTSNQISEDVGKAINQKLNENIEKVEDVVVQFENVANQVIEELKVEHQRQELLGEVKHDSLRDSATNYIWGLLDKIQSYLPKDNNKVSKVEEAFSSGQNNNIGSSIGDSTGASTSPQFQSINGLSGASQSSGSSTGGTGDSDSKTTNEAIIFSSKVSTTDRQESIIGQVAITAKDSLGATITGLGGVSSTAKVGGQITNGRAQGQVITGGDNTGTVGRGAVTTASSVANTVGEFLGGSRTGGSSSAGTVGNVISDSYTSIGKIASGNGNSLSETIGTTGDTLAHTFAGTDSVGVTGFHIITKTFNLIAGGKFNSDQQYIDKSYGSIPSQDNEEIKKRLQSAHQQLQEQSPAIYQSMKSEDLKNLDDEVIRNTLKEMQIQRENQDIGQQNQEDKEQLIDLQNREPGLYKNQQDLKQEKRANQQELINYELNLQEDQEQYELLLDQLYDEQQQQPQKVSNKQQLQEQQINSPEDIQYQLNHLNQPFQDDYHNDQTEELKDDDYNFNDQQINNGQFENNVEEFPDLNDANDNFEQVNNNNNNINNNNNNNFKVDKSKKSAQQVEIALENERLYLQEVEDAPERLYEEIHNSNLNKAVQEAEEIERQQNGNGSPAVNSHKIVTQMGNVENNEITNEQDAIEQAQHLQRIENGEDIDEYEAAQHEVAFLDENEQDAAKLQNEMDQLELLLEENEEEQFSNKNLQQLNENENQQQQQGQQQVQATNVEQQIVEQLKVIKEFQRQDQQKKQKIQQENDAVYLSDVEKAQLELDAELAKNNKQENQDENLVQEKQQSPDQIKNQLKNIQHEQQIQEQQDKLNQEKNQQLLEQEQNQK; encoded by the exons atgtataGTAAAAAATATACATCCTTTGTAATAGTATTGATTTTATCATGTATCATTTCAACAtgt acatcTAATCAAATTTCTGAAGATGTGGGTAAAgcaattaatcaaaaattaaatgaaaatattgaaaaagttgAAGATGTAGTTGTACAATTTGAGAATGTTGCAAATCAAGTtattgaagaattaaaagttGAACATCAAAGACAAGAATTATTAGGTGAAGTAAAACATGATTCATTAAGAGACTCTGCAACAAATTACATTTGGGGATTACTTGATAAAATTCAAAGTTATTTACCAAAAGACAACAATAAAGTTTCAAAAGTTGAAGAAGCATTTTCAAGTggccaaaataataatatcggTAGCAGTATTGGTGATTCAACTGGTGCTAGTACTTCCCCACAATTCCAAAGTATAAATGGTTTATCCGGAGCTTCACAATCTAGTGGTAGTTCAACTGGTGGTACTGGTGATAGTGATTCAAAGACCACCAATGAGGCAATTATCTTTTCATCAAAGGTATCAACTACTGACCGTCAAGAAAGTATCATTGGTCAAGTTGCTATAACTGCTAAAGATTCTTTGGGTGCAACTATTACCGGATTGGGTGGAGTAAGTTCAACTGCAAAAGTTGGTGGCCAAATTACAAATGGTAGAGCTCAAGGTCAAGTTATCACTGGTGGTGATAATACTGGTACAGTTGGAAGAGGTGCAGTTACAACCGCATCTTCTGTAGCTAATACAGTTGGTGAATTCCTTGGTGGATCTAGAACTGGTGGTTCCTCATCTGCTGGTACAGTCGGTAACGTAATCTCTGATTCTTATACatcaattggtaaaattgcatctggtaatggtaattccCTTAGTGAGACCATTGGTACCACTGGTGATACATTGGCTCATACATTCGCTGGTACAGATTCAGTCGGTGTAACTGGTTTCCATATAATTACAAAGACTTTTAATTTGATTGCTGGTGGTAAATTTAACTCTGATCAACAATACATTGATAAATCCTACGGTTCAATTCCATCAcaagataatgaagaaattaaaaagagaTTACAAAGTGCtcatcaacaattacaagaACAATCACCTGCAATCTATCAATCAATGAAATCTGAAGAtctaaaaaatttagatGATGAAGTAATTCGTAATACTCTTAAGGAAATGCAAATTCAACGTGAAAATCAAGATATTGGTCAACAAAATCAAGAAGATAAAgaacaattaattgatttacaaAATAGAGAACCTGGTTTATACAAAAATCAACAAGATCTTAAACAAGAGAAAAGAGCCAATCAACAagaattaatcaattatGAATTGAATTTACAAGAAGATCAAGAACAATATGAACTTTTATTAGATCAACTCTAtgatgaacaacaacaacaaccacaaaaagtttcaaataaacaacaacttcaagaacaacaaattaattCACCCGAGGATattcaatatcaattaaatcatttaaatcaaccATTCCAAGATGACTATCATAATGATCAAActgaagaattaaaagatgatgattataattttaatgatcaACAAATTAACAATGgtcaatttgaaaataatgttGAAGAATTTCCTGATTTAAATGATgctaatgataattttgaacaagttaacaacaacaacaacaacatcaataataataacaataacaactttaaagttgataaatcaaagaaaagtGCTCAACAAGTTGAAATTGCTTTAGAGAATGAAAGACTTTATCTTCAAGAAGTTGAAGATGCTCCAGAGAGACTATATGAAGAAATTCATAATTCCAATTTGAATAAAGCAGTTCAAGAGGctgaagaaattgaaagaCAACAAAATGGTAATGGTTCACCTGCTGTAAACTCTCATAAGATTGTAACTCAAATGGGaaatgttgaaaataatgaaattaccaATGAACAAGATGCCATTGAACAAGCTCAACATTTACAACGtattgaaaatggtgaagATATCGATGAGTATGAAGCTGCCCAACATGAAGTTGCCTTTTTagatgaaaatgaacaaGATGCTGCTAAATTACAAAATGAAATGGACCAATTAGAACTCTTACTTGAAGAGAATGAAGAAgaacaattttcaaataaaaatttacaacAACTTAATGAGaatgaaaatcaacaacaacaacaaggaCAACAACAAGTTCAAGCAACAAATGTTGAACAACAAATCGTTGAACAACTTAAAGTTATCAAAGAATTTCAAAGACAAGATCaacaaaagaaacaaaaaattcAACAAGAGAACGATGCTGTCTACTTGAGTGATGTTGAAAAAGCTCAACTTGAATTGGATGCTGAATTggctaaaaataataaacaagaGAATCAAGATGAGAATTTAGTTCAAGAGAAACAACAATCTCCTgaccaaattaaaaatcaattaaaaaatattcaacatGAACAACAAATCcaagaacaacaagataaattaaatcaagaaaaaaatcaacaattattagaacaagaacaaaatcaaaaataa
- a CDS encoding EGF-like domain-containing protein, with protein sequence MKLYLISIIIFISFILNNCQVYNDYNPWLSNFHDSEFSSYSECSPITNEIDWLNSNSTNNNNKNNNNNNNNNNNCKPPILKFNPILLKDQSYIVLNSDNSDNKLKLVKYKFKGQQIDWSFTFNDFDNYNYKCSIKIINANIITASSINNSTINSNIKKPPTLIYIKEFSKFYLIDTSSGTLLWNSTSNSFNNCKSNNYFSKIYNFYSICDNNNNNNSNSNLITVSPYNDNDEIKVLVNQLPNNITNYQHKTTKQDEISNDEIILGYPITYSRIDTLLYVNFNNGLVSLIVPPTIENNSSGGDSSDSDSSDGDNMVSIKFQFSLKNNTINQISPLVFNSFNTYSKHMNTLSCNNAKVTIDTYDPKTGSVELSKILLSGVNCANIFNAKVGSSPSISANSSAKSIGIVFMFNYYFNGFWLSYSGIYVLNPYSLRWYINGEYSLLLDFAITHSNSIYFCRNDKILLYDQNISVLSFNLPLINNSSNNNNKNNTNSINFCKIAVGENSILLSFIDYNSNSIINSNINISSGDSDSSSSSSSRGSSNSISSDNSSSNENESLGESFIIRGIDSMCPDLCGANMGCLKDVGCKCLQDYYPVGNCSSFCLASYTCSNHGKCDEFGSCVCNPTTGWYGQNCNLCKDGYGGNDCNVGIRIGKKRKEGKGICCSCFYKFKNKINKPKNYITLDERNIGVINDSGSGGTALNVSSGNVSSGGESDSEIFSIHQQQISPLLNSNNNNNNGGLKKKKNDYFDEDLQL encoded by the exons atgaaattatatttaatatctataattatattcatatcatttattttaaataattgtcaAGTTTATAATGATTATAACCCATGGCTATCAAATTTTCATGATAGTGAATTCAGCTCATATAGTGAATGTAGCCCAATTACAAATGAAATCGATTggttaaattcaaattctacaaataataataataaaaataataataataataataataataataataattgtaaaccaccaatattaaaatttaatccaattttattaaaagatcaaTCATATATAGTATTAAATAGtgataatagtgataataaattaaaacttgttaaatataaatttaaaggtCAACAGATTGATTGGTCATTCacttttaatgattttgataattataattataaatgttcaataaaaattataaatgcAAATATAATTACAGCATCATCAATAAACAACtcaacaattaattcaaatattaaaaaaccaCCAACTTTAATTTacattaaagaattttcaaaattttatttaatagatACTTCAAGTGGTACATTACTATGGAATTCaacttcaaattcatttaataattgtaaatcaaataattatttttcaaaaatttataatttttattcaatttgtgataataataataataataatagtaatagtaatttaatAACGGTTAGTCcatataatgataatgatgaaattaaagttttagttaatcaattaccaaataatattacaaattacCAACATAAAACAACTAAACAAGATGAAATTagtaatgatgaaattatattAGGTTATCCAATCACCTATTCTAGAATTGATACATTATTATATGTAAActttaataatggtttagTATCATTAATAGTACCACCAACTATTGAAAATAAcagtagtggtggtgatagtagtgatagtgatagtagtgatggtgataatatggtttcaattaaatttcaattctctttaaaaaataatacaattaatcAAATCTCACCATTAgtatttaatagttttaataccTATTCAAAACATATGAATACTTTATCATGTAATAATGCTAAAGTTACAATTGATACATATGATCCAAAGACAGGCTCAGTAGAgctttcaaaaattttattatctggTGTAAATTGTGCAAATATATTCAATGCTAAAGTAGGTTCGTCACCATCGATTTCAGCAAATTCATCAGCTAAATCAATTGGTATAGTTTTCAtgttcaattattatttcaatgGATTTTGGTTATCTTATTCAGGTATTTACGTTTTAAATCCATATAGTTTAAGATGGTATATCAATGGTGAATATTCACTTTTATTAGATTTTGCAATCACtcattcaaattcaatctATTTTTGTAgaaatgataaaatattaCTTTATGATCAAAATATATCagttttatcatttaatttacctttaattaataatagtagtaataataataataaaaataatacaaattcaattaatttttgtaagATAGCAGTTggtgaaaattcaattttactaTCTTTTATAgattataatagtaatagtattatcaatagtaatataaatattagtagtggtgatagtgatagtagtagtagtagtagtagtcgtggtagtagtaatagtataaGCAGTGATAATAGTagttcaaatgaaaatgaatcatTAGGAGAATCATTTATAATTAGAGGTATTGATTCAATGTGTCCAGATCTATGTGGGGCTAATATGGGTTGCTTAAAGGATGTAGGTTGTAAATGTTTACAAGATTATTATCCTGTTGGTAATTGTTCAAGTTTTTGTCTTGCTTCATATACTTGTAGTAATCATGGTAAGTGTGATGAATTTGGTTCTTGTGTTTGTAATCCTACCACTGGTTGGTATGGCCAAAATTGTAACCTTTGTAAAGATGGATATGGTGGAAATGATTGTAATGTTGGTat AAGGATTGGtaaaaagagaaaagaaGGAAAGGGAATATGTTGCTCatgtttttataaatttaaaaataaaatcaataaaccTAAAAACTACATCACTTTGGATGAAAGAAATATTGGTGTTATCAAtgatagtggtagtggtggtacaGCTCTAAATGTTAGTAGTGGAAATGTAAGTAGTGGTGGCGAGAGTGACAGTGAGATTTTTAGtatacatcaacaacaaatttctCCTCTActcaatagtaataataataataataatgggggtttaaaaaagaaaaaaaatgactactttgatgaagatttacaattataa
- the CYP517A2 gene encoding cytochrome P450 family protein, with protein sequence MRILIIIILIIIVFLVKDTIKKNKKVNSKSPCGPFAFPILGNIIQYFFYQILNIKEHSMIERYSRKYDGITRIWFGDIFILYVSNYEIVKCFQKEENFFDRPSTFVPTWRYMSSNGGGIMSSNDEKWKRAKTTFLKSLKIHGKKYLIEKKSIEFVNSIEKFSNSNQVFYPKQYSQGFTSSIFFKYMFNEDISIDNKFLKEIGTAVGMVFTKNSHLTVFDCFGILSPFYDLFFKFRLRPIEILKKTIDKQLTNHLNSMDSKMGDHQSRDIMDDLLIEYGSLNEISNQDRIQINQICFDVMSTDIGTVATTIDWVLLQLCNRQDLQEIICNEIQDTIKIKRNNVINDGGGGADTDNLFINLCDKQSIPYLIAFIKETMRVFSNGWSLPKTSKHDQICANYFIPKGSILFINYFSIHLNEEFFKNPREFNPARYLDDSIPIPDLHFGIGQRGCPGRFVAMDQVFLCIANTLLKYKIKSIDGKKIDDTIQFSVYLKPKDFGILLEKRNKLFVND encoded by the exons atgcgaatattaattattattattttaataattatagtttttttggTAAAAGATACA ataaaaaaaaataaaaaagtaaattcaAAATCTCCATGTGGACCATTTGCATTCCCAATTCTTGGTAATattattcaatattttttttatcaaattttaaatattaaagaacATTCAATGATTGAAAGATATTCTCGTAAATATGATGGTATTACAAGAATATGGTTTGGtgatattttcattttatatgTTTCAAATTATGAAATTGTAAAATGTTTTCAAAAGGAGGAGAATTTCTTTGATAGACCCTCAACATTTGTTCCTACTTGGAGATACATGTCAAGTAATGGAGGTGGTATTATGAgttcaaatgatgaaaaatgGAAGAGAGCAAAaacaacttttttaaaatctttaaaaattcatggcaagaaatatttaattgagaAAAAGTCTATTGAATTTGTTAATTctattgaaaaattttcaaattcaaatcaagtt ttTTACCCAAAACAATACTCTCAAGGATTTACAagttcaatattttttaaatatatgtTTAATGAAgatatttcaattgataataaatttttaaaagaaattggaACTGCAGTAGGAATGGTTTTCACAAAAAATTCACACTTGACTGtatttgattgttttggaattttatcaccattttatgatttattttttaaatttagattaagaccaattgaaattttaaagaaaacaattgataaacaattaacaaatcatttaaattcaatggaTTCAAAAATGGGTGATCACCAATCAAGAGATATTATggatgatttattaattgaatatggtagtttaaatgaaatttcaaatcaagatagaattcaaattaatcaaatttgTTTTGACGTTATGAGTACTGATATTGGTACAGTTGCAACTACAATTGATTGggtattattacaattatgcAATCGTCAAGATTTACAAGAGATTATTTGTAATGAAATTCAagatacaattaaaataaagagAAACAATGTAAtaaatgatggtggtggtggtgcagatactgataatttatttataaatttatgtGATAAACAATCAATACCATATTTAATTGCATTTATAAAGGAAACAATGAGAGTATTTTCAAATGGTTGGAGTTTACCAAAAACTTCAAAACATGATCAAATTTGCGCAAATTATTTCATTCCAAAGGGATCAAtactttttataaattatttttcaattcatttaaatgaagaattttttaaaaatccaaGAGAATTTAATCCAGCAAGATATTTGGATGATTCAATTCCAATACCAGATTTACACTTTGGTATTGGTCAACGTGGATGTCCTGGTAGATTTGTTGCAATGGATCAGGTTTTTCTTTGTATTGCAAATacacttttaaaatataaaattaaatcaattgatgggAAGAAAATAGATGACACTATCCAATTCagtgtttatttaaaaccaaaAGATTTTGGAATTCTAttagaaaaaagaaacaaactTTTTgtaaatgattaa
- the gcsA gene encoding gamma glutamylcysteine synthetase, whose amino-acid sequence MGFIAEGNTLAWEDSVKYLEYIREHGVIQLLNIIKNNKDKVTEDFKWGDEVEYILINNDNYKLKLRANEILDLLMLEEKRNPTTVEHLWRPEYGRFMIEGTPGSPYIGLGKQLLSIQSNLKSRRENVEKYLKPNESILTITSYPRMGCKNFTDPQGEVKGPIAESKFLPDTVINPHFRFSTLTANIRKRRGGTVSINIPMYRDKNTPEYLDQICTYEKVPPILDDSDNSQTNISSPSNQPFNIYMDAMGFGMGCCCLQTTFQLPNIDDARTVYDQLAPISPLMLSLTAASSIFKGYLSDIDARWTIISQSVDDRNKEELGKAPLNNNKFVINKSRYDSIDSYIGSKSKSFRSEYNDLDLVYDKDVYQKLIENGVDSLLSKHFAHLFIRDPLVIYSDKIEIDDEKNTDHFENIQSTNWQTVRFKPPPPSSSIGWRVELRPMEVQLTDFQNSAFVVFSAILVKAIQDLKLNFYIPITKVDENLKTAHKRASVINDKFYFRKNIYNNTPNGSIENEYELMTINEIFNGKGGDNKGLIGVIRDYISTLDFDNETTELVNKYIKFISKRASGEIKSISTWTREFVQNHPAYNHDSIVNDEIQADYLQRCLDISNGTIYDSSIQGDKDDYYC is encoded by the exons ATGGGTTTTATAGCAGAAGGAAATACTTTAGCATGGGAAGATTCAGTTAAATATCTTGAATATATTAGAGAACATGGtgtaattcaattattaaatattattaaaaataataaagataaagttACTGAAGATTTTAAATGGGGTGAcgaa gtcgaatatatattaataaataatgataattataaattaaaattaagagcaaatgaaatattagatttattaatgTTGGAGGAAAAGAGAAATCCAACAACAGTTGAACATTTATGGAGACCAGAGTATGGTAGATTTATGATAGAGGGTACACCAGGATCACCATATATTGGGTTGggtaaacaattattaagcATTCAAAGTAATTTAAAGAGTAGAAGAGAAAATGTTGAAAAGTATTTAAAGCCAAACGAATCTATATTGACCATTACTTCATACCCAAGAATGGGATGTAAAAATTTCACAGATCCACAAGGTGAAGTTAAAGGACCAATAGCAGAATCTAAATTCTTACCAGACACAGTGATTAATCCACATTTTAGATTTAGTACATTAACAGCCAACATTAGAAAACGTAGAGGTGGCACAGTTTCAATCAATATTCCAATGTATAGAGATAAGAACACTCCAGAATATTTAGACCAAATTTGCACCTATGAAAAAGTTCCACCAATCTTGGACGACAGTGACAATAGTCAAACTAAtatttcatcaccatcaaacCAACCATTCAATATCTACATGGATGCAATGGGATTTGGTATGGGTTGTTGCTGTCTTCAAACTACTTTCCAATTACCAAACATTGATGATGCTAGAACAGTCTACGATCAATTAGCTCCAATCTCACCTCTAATGTTATCTCTTACTGCTGCCTCTTCAATCTTTAAAGGTTATTTATCCGATATTGATGCTCGTTGGACTATAATTTCACAATCTGTTGATGATCGTAATAAAGAAGAGTTAGGTAAAGCT ccattaaataataataaatttgtaattaataaatcaagatatgattcaattgatagTTATATTGGCTCAAAGAGTAAATCATTTAGAAGTGAATATAACGATTTAGATTTAGTGTATGATAAAGATgtttatcaaaaattaatagagAATGGTGtagattcattattatcaaaacatTTTGCACATTTATTCATTCGTGATCCATTGGTAATTTATTcagataaaattgaaatcgATGATGAAAAGAATACAGATCACTTTGAGAATATTCAATCAACCAATTGGCAAACTGTTCGTTtcaaaccaccaccaccatcaagtTCAATCGGTTGGAGAGTTGAATTACGTCCAATGGAGGTACAATTAACTGATTTTCAAAATTCTGCTTTTGTAGTTTTCTCTGCTATTTTGGTAAAAGCAATTCaagatttgaaattaaatttctatATTCCAATTACAAAAgttgatgaaaatttaaaaactgcTCATAAAAGAGCTTCAGttataaatgataaattttattttagaaaaaatatttata ATAATACACCAAAtggttcaattgaaaatgaatatgaattaatgacaattaatgaaattttcaaTGGTAAAGGTGGTGATAATAAAGGTTTAATTGGTGTTATTAGAGATTATATTTCAACATTAGACTTTGATAATGAAACAACCGAATtggttaataaatatattaaattcatttcaaaGAGAGCATCtggtgaaattaaatcaatctcAACTTGGACAAGAGAATTTGTTCAAAATCATCCAGCCTACAATCATGATTCCATCgtaaatgatgaaattcaAGCTGATTATCTTCAACGTTGTTTAGATATTTCAAATGGTACCATTTATGATAGTTCAATTCAAGGCGATAAAgatgattattattgttaa